A window of the Paenibacillus woosongensis genome harbors these coding sequences:
- a CDS encoding DUF3243 domain-containing protein: MSTVLKNFDTWKQFLGERVKHAERSGLSEETISHLAYEIGSFLDEKVDPQNASNRALKELWDVGNEEERKTIARLMVKLAKENA; this comes from the coding sequence ATGTCAACAGTACTCAAAAATTTCGATACCTGGAAACAATTTTTGGGTGAACGCGTCAAACATGCGGAAAGATCGGGCCTCAGCGAGGAAACGATCTCTCACCTTGCCTACGAGATCGGCAGCTTCCTGGATGAAAAGGTCGATCCGCAAAACGCTTCTAACCGGGCCCTGAAAGAGCTGTGGGATGTCGGAAATGAAGAAGAGCGCAAGACCATTGCCCGGCTGATGGTGAAATTGGCTAAGGAAAACGCATAG
- the yfmF gene encoding EF-P 5-aminopentanol modification-associated protein YfmF — protein MNKTVFERGKAGNIRIHVLPTTRFKTFAVSLYAGIPLHEDTVTTTALTPFVLRRGTVSYPETIQFREQLEHLYGAGFGFDVYKRGNYQIVQFRMDTINDEFVSSDDSLLRKTFSFLGEAVTKPITENGAFRESYVSSERETVRKKLEAIINDKIRYAAERCMEEMFQNDPYRLHPLGQRKDLDQITAKSLYAAFQQWLQQANLDFYVVGDTTLAEVQELVEQHFNWGRSAIPEYVPAQSHLTSDDVRVVEEVLDVNQGKLNMGLSIPVTYGDDRYAAALVYNGILGSYPHSKLFINVREKESLAYYAASRFDGHKGIVSIQSGIEIANYNKALEIIKAQLASLREGQISELEMSQTKAMIRNSLLEMQDSAFDLIAYDFNRVLSGRERPAEELLRQIEAITPEDVVSVANSVKLDTIYFLTGKKEV, from the coding sequence TTGAATAAAACTGTATTTGAGCGGGGTAAAGCCGGCAACATTAGAATTCACGTTCTGCCGACGACCAGATTCAAAACATTTGCGGTATCGCTCTATGCGGGAATTCCTCTGCATGAGGATACAGTAACGACTACAGCGTTGACTCCGTTCGTGCTGCGGCGGGGCACGGTATCGTACCCGGAAACCATTCAATTTCGCGAGCAGCTTGAGCATTTGTATGGCGCCGGATTTGGCTTCGATGTATACAAGCGGGGGAATTATCAAATCGTTCAGTTCCGCATGGATACCATTAATGATGAATTTGTATCCAGCGACGACTCCTTGCTGCGCAAAACCTTCTCTTTCCTTGGGGAGGCTGTAACGAAACCTATTACGGAGAACGGCGCATTCCGGGAATCCTATGTGAGCTCGGAGCGGGAGACGGTTCGCAAGAAGCTGGAGGCGATCATTAACGATAAAATACGTTATGCCGCGGAGCGCTGTATGGAGGAAATGTTCCAGAACGATCCTTATCGCCTGCATCCGCTCGGTCAGCGTAAAGACTTGGACCAAATCACAGCAAAGTCGCTGTATGCGGCATTTCAGCAATGGTTGCAGCAGGCGAACCTTGATTTTTACGTTGTTGGCGATACGACCCTTGCCGAGGTGCAGGAGCTTGTAGAGCAGCATTTCAACTGGGGACGCTCGGCCATTCCGGAATACGTTCCCGCACAGAGCCATTTGACCAGCGACGATGTTCGCGTCGTCGAAGAAGTGCTTGACGTGAATCAAGGCAAGCTCAATATGGGTCTGAGCATCCCGGTTACTTATGGCGACGACCGCTATGCCGCAGCTTTGGTGTATAACGGAATTTTAGGCAGCTATCCGCATTCCAAGCTGTTCATTAATGTCCGCGAGAAGGAAAGCTTGGCTTATTACGCGGCATCAAGATTCGATGGCCATAAAGGAATCGTCTCGATTCAATCCGGAATCGAAATCGCGAATTACAATAAAGCGCTAGAAATTATTAAAGCACAGCTGGCAAGCCTGCGCGAAGGGCAGATCAGCGAGCTTGAAATGTCGCAGACGAAGGCGATGATTCGCAATAGCCTGCTGGAAATGCAGGATTCCGCATTTGATTTGATTGCATATGATTTCAACCGGGTGTTGTCCGGCCGGGAGCGGCCGGCGGAGGAGCTCCTCCGGCAGATCGAAGCGATTACGCCCGAGGATGTCGTTAGCGTAGCGAATTCGGTCAAGCTCGACACGATTTACTTTTTGACAGGGAAGAAGGAGGTGTAG
- a CDS encoding YajQ family cyclic di-GMP-binding protein: MASESSFDIVSKMDMQELTNAIDQTEREIANRFDFKGSKSELKVEKDELVIVSDDEYKLGAVIDILQSKMIKRGLPIKNLDYGKVEPASLGTVRQRIKLKQGIDSENAKKINVMIRDSKLKVKSQIQGDQIRVTGKSKDDLQQVMQMLRKGDLSVDLQFTNFK; this comes from the coding sequence ATGGCTTCTGAAAGTTCATTTGATATCGTCTCCAAAATGGACATGCAGGAACTTACGAATGCGATCGATCAGACGGAGCGGGAAATTGCAAACCGTTTCGACTTCAAAGGGAGCAAAAGCGAGCTTAAAGTCGAGAAGGATGAACTGGTAATCGTGTCAGACGACGAGTACAAGCTTGGAGCTGTCATCGATATTTTGCAGTCAAAAATGATCAAGAGAGGATTGCCGATCAAAAACCTGGATTACGGCAAGGTGGAGCCGGCTTCGCTTGGAACGGTTCGTCAGCGCATAAAGCTGAAGCAGGGTATCGATTCGGAGAACGCGAAGAAAATCAATGTCATGATCCGCGACTCCAAACTGAAGGTGAAGAGTCAAATCCAAGGCGACCAAATCCGTGTTACCGGCAAAAGCAAAGATGATTTGCAGCAGGTGATGCAAATGCTTCGCAAGGGCGATCTTTCGGTGGATTTGCAATTTACCAACTTCAAATAG
- a CDS encoding competence/damage-inducible protein A: MRAEIIAVGTELLLGQIVNTNAQFLSQELASLGIDVYFQTVVGDNMDRLRQAIQTAESRADVLIFSGGIGPTQDDLTKEALASVLGRGLHYDRMAMDNIDRFFQGRNIPMTENNRRQAHAIDGSTPLPNETGLAVGNAIAHNGKFYVVLPGPPKELMPMFRNQAATWILQHVLTHKQPIYSKMLKFAGIGESALETRVLDLIEKQSDPTVAPYAKESEVTLRITTKANSESEAMAKLEVMEKEISSRLGDHLYATEDVPIEKTIVDMLTELNLTVSCAESCTGGLLMETITSIPGSAAVFHGGIVCYSNEMKEKLLNVPHDMLEGENAPGAVSAETAKVLAEQVRMIVDTDFGLSITGVAGPGYSERKPVGLVYIAISRRGQDTAVFELNLKGNRETIRIRSAKTVLYHLWRQLKETAGR, encoded by the coding sequence ATGAGAGCAGAAATCATCGCTGTAGGTACCGAGCTTTTGCTTGGGCAAATCGTGAACACAAATGCGCAATTTTTATCTCAGGAATTAGCGTCTCTTGGTATCGACGTGTATTTCCAAACGGTTGTCGGCGACAACATGGACCGTCTGCGTCAAGCGATTCAAACCGCCGAATCGAGGGCGGATGTGCTTATATTCTCAGGGGGCATCGGCCCTACACAGGACGATTTGACCAAGGAAGCGTTAGCTTCTGTGCTAGGCAGAGGTCTGCACTACGACAGGATGGCCATGGATAATATCGACCGGTTCTTTCAGGGGCGCAATATTCCGATGACCGAGAATAATCGGCGCCAGGCGCATGCGATTGACGGCTCCACGCCGCTGCCGAATGAGACAGGACTGGCCGTAGGGAACGCCATTGCGCATAACGGGAAGTTTTATGTCGTATTACCCGGTCCTCCGAAAGAATTGATGCCAATGTTCCGAAATCAGGCGGCCACATGGATATTGCAGCATGTGCTGACCCATAAGCAGCCGATTTATTCAAAGATGCTGAAATTTGCCGGTATCGGCGAGTCGGCATTGGAGACCCGCGTTCTCGATCTAATCGAAAAGCAAAGCGATCCGACCGTAGCGCCTTACGCGAAGGAGAGCGAGGTTACACTGCGTATTACTACAAAGGCGAATTCAGAAAGCGAAGCGATGGCCAAGCTGGAAGTGATGGAGAAGGAAATCAGCTCGCGGCTTGGCGACCATCTATATGCAACAGAAGATGTGCCGATCGAGAAGACGATCGTGGACATGCTTACAGAGCTGAATCTGACCGTGAGCTGCGCTGAGAGCTGCACTGGCGGATTGCTCATGGAGACCATCACCTCCATTCCAGGCAGCGCTGCAGTCTTCCACGGCGGTATCGTATGCTATTCTAATGAGATGAAGGAGAAGCTGCTCAACGTTCCCCATGACATGCTGGAGGGAGAAAATGCTCCCGGCGCCGTCAGCGCCGAAACTGCAAAGGTGCTTGCCGAGCAGGTGCGCATGATTGTTGACACGGATTTTGGTCTGTCGATTACCGGTGTGGCCGGTCCGGGCTATTCGGAGCGCAAGCCGGTGGGACTCGTATATATTGCCATCTCCCGCCGCGGACAAGATACTGCCGTTTTTGAGCTGAATCTTAAGGGGAATCGGGAGACGATCCGGATTCGTTCTGCCAAGACGGTACTCTATCATCTGTGGAGACAGCTTAAGGAAACTGCTGGCCGCTGA
- a CDS encoding RodZ domain-containing protein translates to MSNLGQQLKEARLARGLSLDDVQDMTKIRKRYLEAIEAGDYKVLPGSFYVRAFIKTYAETVGVNADELLNEHHQDVPAPQVEQTMEPVLQKRRSRQTSERNSKWMSTALMWSFAILILIVIYMYFAVWGKNPATDRNNETDPTKLTQSENPSKQGDKGQNGASNGDSQGANDANQPDGGNAPAGTDGNQTDTGTPDGAENGSGLNSGAGTDSSGDVVVQPDGKSGSTTNFKVINPGGRPVQVVINATGKSWVEVYKGGRDGEKLYFDNTSDGDVLTYELGPEGMYIKSGASSYTKITVAGQVVEDGKNTSKIQLNMDTTGDGAGAGLDSTDTDTE, encoded by the coding sequence GTGTCGAATTTGGGCCAGCAATTGAAGGAAGCCCGCCTTGCCAGAGGCTTGTCACTGGATGATGTGCAGGATATGACAAAAATTCGCAAAAGATACTTAGAAGCCATCGAAGCGGGAGATTATAAGGTGTTGCCAGGGAGTTTTTATGTGCGGGCCTTTATAAAGACATACGCTGAAACGGTTGGAGTAAATGCGGATGAACTGCTGAACGAGCATCATCAGGACGTGCCTGCTCCTCAGGTGGAGCAGACGATGGAACCCGTGCTGCAGAAGCGCCGCAGCAGACAAACGTCCGAGCGCAATTCGAAATGGATGTCTACGGCGCTGATGTGGTCTTTTGCTATTCTGATTTTGATCGTCATTTATATGTATTTTGCAGTCTGGGGCAAGAATCCGGCTACGGACAGGAACAATGAAACCGATCCGACGAAATTGACCCAATCGGAGAATCCCTCGAAGCAAGGCGACAAAGGCCAGAACGGAGCTTCTAACGGGGATTCGCAGGGAGCTAATGATGCTAACCAGCCGGACGGCGGTAATGCCCCTGCCGGTACGGACGGAAACCAGACGGATACTGGCACGCCGGACGGTGCAGAGAACGGTAGCGGTTTGAATAGCGGCGCGGGTACAGATTCGAGTGGAGACGTTGTGGTTCAGCCGGACGGCAAAAGCGGAAGCACGACGAATTTCAAAGTCATTAATCCTGGCGGGCGGCCGGTGCAGGTCGTGATCAATGCAACCGGCAAGAGCTGGGTCGAGGTGTACAAAGGCGGCAGAGATGGCGAGAAGCTGTATTTTGACAATACGTCGGATGGGGATGTGCTCACTTATGAGTTAGGCCCTGAGGGGATGTATATCAAATCGGGAGCTTCTTCGTACACGAAAATAACCGTTGCAGGCCAGGTTGTGGAGGACGGCAAAAATACTTCCAAGATCCAGCTCAACATGGACACGACCGGTGACGGAGCGGGGGCCGGCCTAGACAGCACAGATACAGACACGGAATAA
- the ymfI gene encoding elongation factor P 5-aminopentanone reductase: MNSYHGTDKSIGEMTVLITGASRGIGAQIALRFAAVGMNIVIHYRKSHEAANEVARKCLQVGANVCTVYADLGSREEIYRMKEKLESRGLKPDILVNNAGISHYALLSDVSEEQWDEVMNINLKSVFLCSQAFMPYMINQRFGRIINVSSVWGISGGACEAVYSAAKGGVNAFTKALAKELAPSGVTVNAVAPGAVKTDMMERFAAEEIRMLEEEIPAGRLASPEEIASLVYFLALPESGYITGQIISPNGGWLT, translated from the coding sequence ATGAACAGCTATCATGGGACAGATAAAAGCATTGGGGAAATGACGGTGCTGATTACGGGGGCGAGCCGTGGCATTGGTGCCCAGATCGCCCTTCGTTTTGCCGCGGTCGGAATGAATATTGTCATTCATTATAGGAAATCACATGAAGCCGCTAATGAAGTGGCCAGAAAATGCCTGCAAGTCGGTGCAAATGTATGTACCGTTTATGCGGATCTTGGAAGCCGGGAAGAGATTTACCGGATGAAGGAGAAGCTGGAGAGCCGGGGCCTTAAGCCGGATATTCTGGTGAACAATGCGGGGATTTCCCACTACGCTCTGCTGTCGGATGTATCGGAAGAGCAGTGGGATGAAGTGATGAACATCAATTTGAAAAGCGTGTTTCTGTGCAGTCAGGCATTTATGCCCTACATGATTAACCAACGGTTTGGCCGCATTATCAACGTTTCCTCTGTCTGGGGAATTTCCGGGGGAGCTTGCGAAGCCGTATATTCGGCGGCGAAGGGAGGCGTAAACGCCTTTACGAAGGCTCTTGCTAAAGAGCTGGCACCTTCCGGCGTTACGGTCAATGCAGTAGCTCCAGGAGCCGTTAAAACGGACATGATGGAACGGTTCGCTGCAGAGGAGATCCGTATGCTGGAAGAGGAGATTCCTGCAGGAAGACTGGCTTCGCCCGAGGAAATCGCTTCGCTGGTGTATTTCCTTGCGCTGCCTGAATCCGGCTATATTACGGGACAGATCATTAGCCCCAATGGCGGCTGGCTGACCTGA
- the pgsA gene encoding CDP-diacylglycerol--glycerol-3-phosphate 3-phosphatidyltransferase, producing the protein MNLPNRITIARIFMIPVMLVFLLVDFEWWSYELSLGGYTLPVNQLIGAILFIVAASTDGIDGYIARKHNLVTNLGKLLDPLADKLLVAAVLVALVAMGEIQAIIAIVIISREFAVTGLREIALLEGSVIAASKWGKAKTIAQVIAISVLLLNNFPFEWIRFPFDEIAIWVATLITIYSGIDYFVKNKSLLSFSKS; encoded by the coding sequence TTGAACTTACCCAATCGCATAACCATTGCCCGAATTTTTATGATCCCGGTCATGCTGGTCTTCTTGCTGGTTGACTTCGAGTGGTGGTCTTATGAACTGTCGCTTGGCGGTTATACGCTGCCGGTAAACCAGTTGATTGGGGCGATATTGTTTATTGTCGCTGCCAGTACGGACGGAATTGATGGATATATTGCCCGCAAGCATAATTTGGTGACTAATCTCGGCAAGCTGCTTGATCCTCTGGCAGATAAACTGCTGGTGGCCGCAGTGCTGGTAGCGCTGGTTGCGATGGGTGAAATCCAGGCCATCATTGCAATCGTCATCATCAGCCGCGAGTTTGCCGTAACAGGATTGCGGGAAATCGCATTGCTGGAAGGTTCGGTTATCGCCGCCAGCAAGTGGGGGAAAGCGAAGACCATCGCTCAGGTAATTGCGATATCCGTTCTTCTCCTGAATAATTTTCCGTTTGAGTGGATCCGTTTTCCCTTTGATGAAATTGCGATTTGGGTTGCTACGCTGATTACGATTTATTCGGGCATCGACTATTTTGTGAAGAACAAAAGTTTGCTTTCATTCTCTAAAAGCTGA
- the recA gene encoding recombinase RecA: MSDRRAALDMALRQIEKQFGKGSIMKLGESTHMQVEIVPSGSIALDIALGTGGLPRGRIIEVYGPESSGKTTVALHAIAEVQKIGGQAAFIDAEHALDPSYASKLGVNIDELLLSQPDTGEQALEIAEALVRSGAVDIIVIDSVAALVPKAEIEGEMGDSHVGLQARLMSQALRKLSGAISKSKTIAIFINQLREKVGVMFGNPETTPGGRALKFYSTIRLDVRRIETIKMGNDMVGNRTRVKVVKNKVAPPFKQAEIDIMYGEGISREGSIIDIGVELDIVDKSGAWYSYSGERLGQGRENAKQFLKENTQIADAIELKIREASQLSTVVPSASASELEEEAKEEQALFEE, translated from the coding sequence TTGTCAGATCGTCGTGCAGCGCTGGATATGGCGCTTCGTCAAATAGAAAAGCAATTCGGTAAAGGTTCGATTATGAAGCTGGGCGAATCCACTCATATGCAGGTGGAAATTGTTCCCAGCGGTTCGATTGCATTAGATATAGCTCTTGGCACAGGCGGGCTGCCGCGTGGCCGGATTATCGAAGTATACGGTCCTGAGTCCTCAGGTAAGACGACAGTGGCGCTTCATGCCATTGCCGAAGTTCAAAAAATCGGCGGACAAGCCGCATTCATCGATGCGGAGCATGCGCTGGATCCATCTTATGCCAGCAAGCTTGGCGTAAATATCGACGAACTCCTTCTTTCCCAGCCGGATACCGGGGAGCAGGCGCTTGAAATTGCAGAGGCGCTCGTAAGAAGCGGCGCTGTCGACATTATCGTTATCGACTCCGTGGCGGCGCTTGTCCCGAAAGCGGAAATTGAAGGCGAAATGGGAGATTCCCATGTGGGCTTGCAGGCTCGATTGATGTCTCAAGCCCTCCGCAAGCTGTCAGGAGCGATCAGCAAGTCGAAGACGATTGCGATCTTTATCAACCAATTGCGCGAGAAGGTCGGCGTGATGTTCGGAAATCCGGAGACAACCCCTGGCGGACGGGCTCTCAAGTTCTACTCCACCATTCGTCTTGACGTGCGCCGCATAGAGACGATCAAGATGGGAAATGACATGGTTGGTAACCGTACCCGGGTCAAGGTCGTCAAGAACAAGGTGGCTCCTCCGTTTAAGCAGGCGGAGATCGATATTATGTATGGCGAGGGCATTTCAAGAGAGGGCAGCATTATCGATATCGGCGTAGAGCTTGATATTGTCGATAAAAGCGGAGCCTGGTATTCATATTCGGGCGAGCGCTTAGGCCAAGGCCGCGAAAACGCGAAGCAATTTTTGAAGGAGAATACCCAGATTGCTGATGCCATTGAATTGAAAATTCGCGAAGCCAGCCAGTTGTCGACGGTCGTGCCTTCGGCTTCCGCAAGCGAGCTCGAAGAAGAAGCGAAAGAAGAGCAGGCGCTTTTCGAAGAATAA
- the yfmH gene encoding EF-P 5-aminopentanol modification-associated protein YfmH — MEFITHERLKETVYRETMDNGLQVYVLPKPGFQKTYATFSTKYGSIDNHFRVEGEVETKVPDGIAHFLEHKMFEEPEGDIFAKFASLGASANAFTSFEQTVYLFSATENVMENIETLVNFVQNPYFTDQNVEKEKGIIGQEIGMYQDNPDWRVYFGLIEAMYAVHPVHIDIAGTVESIGTITKETLYKCYDAFYHPSNMLLFVVGGVDPEEVFSLVRSNQAKKSYSPQGEIQRLFDPEPNEVHEKRKVIKLPVSLPKCLFGFKETNIGITGEALLRRDLALKLALDLLIGSSTKLYQKLYDMDLISDSFGHEFNSNPNYAFSAIGGDTKDPDRLLEIFTEETKLILASGFQSDDFERARKKKIGGYLRMLNSPENIAHEFTRYRFRGGDLFSVLPIYESLTLEEVNNRLREHMDWNQLAVSLVVSP, encoded by the coding sequence ATGGAATTCATCACGCATGAACGACTAAAAGAGACGGTGTACCGGGAGACGATGGACAATGGTTTGCAGGTGTATGTGCTTCCGAAGCCGGGATTCCAGAAAACGTATGCCACCTTCTCTACCAAGTATGGCTCGATTGATAATCATTTCCGGGTGGAAGGAGAAGTCGAGACGAAGGTGCCCGACGGAATCGCCCATTTCCTGGAGCATAAGATGTTCGAGGAGCCGGAAGGCGATATTTTTGCCAAATTCGCTTCTTTAGGCGCCTCTGCGAACGCTTTTACCAGCTTTGAACAGACCGTATATTTGTTCTCCGCGACCGAGAATGTCATGGAGAATATTGAGACGCTCGTCAATTTTGTGCAAAATCCTTATTTCACAGACCAGAACGTGGAAAAGGAGAAGGGCATCATCGGCCAGGAAATCGGCATGTACCAGGATAATCCGGATTGGCGCGTATATTTCGGCTTGATCGAGGCTATGTACGCCGTACATCCCGTTCACATCGATATCGCCGGGACGGTGGAATCCATTGGCACGATTACCAAAGAGACGCTTTATAAGTGCTATGACGCTTTTTACCATCCAAGCAATATGCTTCTATTCGTAGTGGGCGGTGTCGATCCGGAGGAAGTATTCTCGCTGGTACGGAGCAACCAGGCTAAGAAGAGCTATTCGCCGCAAGGAGAAATTCAACGGTTGTTCGATCCAGAACCGAACGAAGTTCACGAGAAGCGCAAGGTGATCAAACTTCCGGTTTCACTACCGAAATGCCTTTTTGGGTTTAAAGAGACGAATATTGGAATTACGGGCGAGGCTCTGCTTCGCCGGGATCTTGCGCTTAAGCTGGCCTTGGATCTGCTAATCGGCTCCAGCACGAAGCTGTATCAGAAGCTGTATGACATGGATCTGATTTCGGATAGCTTTGGCCACGAATTCAACAGCAACCCGAATTATGCTTTCTCCGCGATTGGCGGAGACACCAAGGACCCGGACCGTCTGCTGGAGATCTTTACGGAGGAGACGAAGTTGATACTCGCCTCGGGGTTCCAGAGTGACGATTTTGAGCGCGCACGCAAGAAAAAAATCGGCGGTTATTTGCGGATGCTGAACTCCCCCGAAAATATCGCCCACGAGTTTACACGATACCGCTTCCGGGGCGGAGATCTGTTCTCCGTATTGCCGATATATGAATCCTTGACCTTGGAAGAGGTGAATAACCGGCTGCGCGAGCATATGGACTGGAACCAGCTGGCCGTATCGCTTGTCGTTAGTCCGTAA
- the rimO gene encoding 30S ribosomal protein S12 methylthiotransferase RimO: MTEKVKIVTLGCEKNLVDSEIMSGLIDQRGYRLVEDREEATVIIVNTCGFIDAAKEESVNTILDLADLKETGKLKALIVSGCLTQRYKQALMEEMPEIDGIVGTGDFYNINQIVDEALKGKKPVQVGNPVFNYEEVLPRKVSTAKYTTYVKIAEGCDNNCTFCSIPIMRGNFRSRSIESIIAEVELMASQGVKEISLIAQDSTNYGTDLYGEYKLAELMNRVTEVEGIEWVRLHYAYPGFFTDELIEMIATNPKICKYIDMPLQHSEDAVLKRMRRPGRNRDIRELVAKIRSRIQNVSLRTSLIVGFPGETEEDFERLCDFVREIKFDRLGVFTYSKEEDTPASRLPDQVEEEVKEWRANTLMEIQREVSNQNAGKFVGQVLDVLVERYDGRSDVYIGRSQYDAPEIDGEVYVTNCPVGIGEIAKVRITHAYEYDMSGEGVL, translated from the coding sequence ATGACTGAAAAAGTGAAAATCGTAACGCTCGGTTGTGAGAAAAATTTGGTTGATTCGGAAATTATGTCAGGCCTGATTGATCAACGGGGCTACCGCCTCGTAGAGGACCGGGAAGAGGCCACGGTCATTATCGTAAATACGTGCGGGTTTATTGACGCTGCCAAGGAGGAATCCGTGAATACGATTCTGGATTTGGCGGATTTGAAGGAGACGGGGAAGCTGAAGGCGCTTATCGTGTCCGGCTGCTTGACACAGCGCTATAAGCAGGCCTTAATGGAGGAAATGCCGGAGATCGATGGTATCGTCGGAACCGGGGATTTTTATAATATCAATCAGATTGTTGATGAAGCGCTCAAGGGCAAAAAACCGGTTCAAGTCGGGAATCCGGTGTTTAATTATGAAGAGGTACTCCCTCGCAAAGTATCAACGGCCAAGTATACTACATACGTAAAAATTGCCGAGGGCTGCGATAACAACTGCACGTTCTGCAGCATTCCAATCATGCGGGGGAACTTCCGCAGCCGTTCGATCGAATCGATTATCGCCGAGGTTGAGCTAATGGCTTCGCAAGGGGTGAAGGAGATTAGCTTGATCGCCCAGGATTCCACCAATTACGGAACCGACCTCTATGGGGAATATAAGCTGGCCGAGCTGATGAATAGGGTTACGGAGGTTGAAGGCATTGAGTGGGTACGGCTTCATTATGCTTATCCAGGCTTCTTTACCGACGAGCTAATCGAAATGATTGCGACGAATCCTAAAATTTGCAAATACATCGATATGCCGCTGCAGCATAGCGAGGATGCGGTCCTCAAACGGATGCGCCGTCCGGGACGCAATCGCGACATCCGCGAGCTGGTCGCAAAAATTCGTTCCCGTATTCAGAATGTTTCGCTGCGCACTTCCCTGATCGTTGGGTTTCCGGGCGAAACGGAGGAGGATTTTGAAAGATTATGCGATTTTGTACGGGAAATCAAATTTGACCGGCTGGGCGTATTTACTTATTCCAAAGAGGAGGATACTCCTGCCTCAAGGCTGCCGGATCAAGTGGAGGAAGAGGTTAAAGAGTGGCGCGCCAACACGCTGATGGAGATTCAGCGCGAGGTTTCTAACCAAAATGCCGGCAAATTCGTCGGACAGGTTCTGGATGTGCTGGTTGAACGGTATGACGGCCGCAGTGACGTCTATATCGGGCGTTCACAGTATGATGCGCCGGAAATCGACGGGGAAGTATACGTTACGAATTGTCCTGTTGGCATTGGAGAAATCGCCAAGGTACGAATTACGCATGCTTATGAATACGACATGTCCGGGGAGGGTGTCCTTTGA
- a CDS encoding regulatory protein RecX, with translation MNGKYRNRGIQPASGKGGRRLQEPQGIVDISEERFWGNTTEESLAVKSSFDDFPDEGELEITMVEALKRPKFRYRIHFGSYSVEIHEDVMIKYRMIKGAVFAKSDLEEIIAADERQRSYGDALVYLSRKPRTAYEIALRLGEKGWSEEMVSDVLYRLKQERLIDDAAYAQEWAKQRVGSRGKGKLWVRHELRQKGIAKPLIEEALGEVSEEDEYNSALQLGAKKWRSTTGEFMDRKRKTGAFLMRRGYSGGLVSKVIRELAQQDGQENTEEWEEE, from the coding sequence ATGAATGGAAAATACCGCAATCGCGGGATACAGCCAGCTTCAGGGAAGGGCGGAAGGCGGTTACAGGAACCGCAGGGAATAGTTGATATTTCTGAAGAGCGTTTTTGGGGGAATACTACAGAGGAATCCCTCGCCGTAAAGTCAAGCTTTGATGATTTTCCGGATGAGGGTGAACTGGAAATTACTATGGTGGAAGCCCTAAAGCGGCCGAAGTTCCGTTACCGGATCCATTTTGGTTCCTATTCGGTCGAAATTCATGAAGATGTGATGATTAAATATCGGATGATCAAAGGCGCGGTTTTTGCCAAGTCGGATCTGGAAGAAATTATCGCAGCGGATGAACGGCAGAGAAGCTACGGGGACGCGCTTGTATATTTGAGCCGAAAGCCGCGTACTGCCTACGAAATAGCACTCCGCCTCGGAGAAAAGGGATGGAGCGAAGAGATGGTAAGCGACGTTCTTTACCGTCTTAAGCAGGAGCGGCTTATTGATGATGCCGCATACGCCCAGGAATGGGCCAAGCAGCGTGTTGGAAGCAGAGGCAAGGGAAAACTATGGGTTCGCCACGAACTTCGTCAGAAGGGCATTGCCAAGCCTTTGATTGAGGAGGCGCTTGGTGAAGTCAGTGAAGAGGATGAATATAATAGCGCTCTACAGCTTGGGGCGAAGAAATGGAGATCCACCACAGGCGAATTCATGGACAGAAAGCGAAAGACGGGCGCTTTTCTTATGCGCAGAGGCTACTCAGGAGGGCTTGTTTCCAAAGTCATCCGCGAGTTGGCTCAGCAGGACGGCCAAGAAAATACGGAGGAATGGGAAGAGGAATAG